tcaggtttaagggttggaggaatattatgaaagcatcttacttatgaatcgacagattcatcgttcttacgaagtccccgacttagagtagtccactcaccgccatgtTTCGATCCCGGAGCCATGTTatatctcgaagttgccaaaaccggacaggtttaagggttggaggaatattctaATGGCACCGATATTATTTATAGATAGACGGTTTCATCGTTTTtacgaagtctctgacttagaatagtccacttaccagttaccgccaggtttcgtGCTCGGAGCCAGGTTATATCTATGTTACTTAGAGTGTTACCACCAAAATTTTTTTGCTGTAATTTTGTTTAATCCAACGTACCAAAGTTAGGGGAAGCAACTGCTACTAAATCTAACGGTGGGAATTTTGTGTTTGTTTGTCAAAAATTGTGTTTCTTTGCCAATCCGTATGCTTTTgcttagaccaatcagaatattCCACTTTCCCGCCCAAAATCCCGCCCAAATTTGGTCACGTGTCTGCCCAAGAATTTTTCAGAGAATATTTAATTTTTGACAACTGCAACGTGTCCTATCCCATGTTTCCCCCCAATATTTTCACAACGCGCCCAAAATCATTAGTCTCTTCACTCttcacaaaaataagaaaactctctcaccaaaaaaaaaagaaaaaaatctctcaCCTATCGCCATGTCTGCAACTGTGAAGCTCTAACCCTAACAATCTCTTATCgtaaaaccctaacaatctctcatcagaaaaccctaacaatctctcatcaggaaaccctaacaatctctcatcagaaaaccctaacaatctctcatcaggaaaccctaacaatctctcaatCACTCAAACTCTTCAGAAAACCATAACTATCTATTAATCTCAGAGTTCTTCAACTTTGaagaaaaccctaacaaattttcaAGAAAAGGATTTCACGAAGGGGTAATCTCTCATACTCTcaaatcttaagaaaataaatctctttgttccagttttctattttagtaattttgagttttttttttcttcacataaaTGTTCAGATCTTCACATGCAATTTAGGATTTGTTGTTTCCATGATGAAATTGGTATTGGGTCCTAtttaattttgggaattttcgattttaggtctttttaagaTGATTTTCATTTCGATGATTGTCTCTGCAGCTCATGTTCTAGTTTTTTTAGGTCTTTGTTCTGTGTTATAACAAAAAATCCCCCCTTTTCTTCCTTCCTATTTCCAATCCCTCTCTCCATCTTTCAATTAGCAAATACAGAGAACCCTAGATGGCCATGATTCCCATTAGCAACAGAGAATAAAAAATCATGTTAATGGGGAGGTGCTCTTCATGGGCTCATGACTACATCTTTAGTGTAATAATTGTAGTACCAAAGATATGTGGAGTACTAGTGCAGAAGTTTAGCCACTGTGATGCATGAAGTATAATTTAAAATTCGTAAgaatttgtgatttgataggtgTAGCCTTATTCTCTTTAGGTGTATGATTTGATTATATTTGTGCCAAAGCATGAAGTTTAGCCACTGTGATTATATTTTTGCAAGGCATAATTGCAATAATGAAGACTAACAaggaaacaataaagaaaaatctGGTCAGGGAGTTGGCCATAAAGGTAAAGGCTTCTCATCTCAATTTCAGTGTAAATAAATTTATTCGCCATATCATTTTAACTAACCTATATGCATTATtgttgcagatgaaaaacaaacagtccaaaactgataaaggttctccatctgcagaaccatcccttccacctgaaagtaggcgatcatcaccaaggaacaagaagtttgcgataaaggtaaagacttttcatctcaatttcacaaaaaactacttaccttctcattttaactaagctacactttttgcagatgaaaaacaaacagaccaaaactgataaaggttctccatctgcagaaccatcccttccacctgaaagtaggcgatcatcaccaaggaacaagaagtttgcgataaaggtaaagacttttcatctcaatttcacaaaaaactacttaccttctcattttaactaagctacactttttgcagatgaaaaacaaacaGTCCAAAACTGATAAAGGTTCTCCATCTGCAGAACCATCCCTTCCAACTGAAAGTGCTTCACTCACTTCAAAGCTGCAACCCCCAACTCAAACCAAGTCCCCGACTCCATCTCTTTCACCTGGAAGTAGGCGATCATCACAAAGGAACAAGAAGTTAGAACCAAGTGCTGCTGTTTCTTCTCTAACTAAATGTACAACAACTCCAAAGCGTCGTCTACAACCTGAAAGTGCTGAAATGTCATCACCAACTACAAAGAGACAGGCTACTAGGAAGAAGAATGTGCAatctgaaagtgctcaacattcaCAGACCACAACTACAAAGTCCCAATCAAAAAGCTCTGAAGGAGATACTGAAAAATCTGGAGTGGGGCGAAAGAATGTAAAGCGAAAACTTGACACAAGCAGCACAGGCCCATGTCTGAATGTTCAACTTAGGGATCCACACGACACTCTCGCAGAttttcaagatgaagaagaagaggaagaggaggaggaagctgTGGAAGAGGATAACTCTGATCATGTGGAGCCTGATGTGGAAGAAGAGAACGATAATGGTAATGGTGATGAGcctgaatttgaagaagaaaatgataatggtaatgatgataatgaggaaggtgaagaaggaaaagaagctaagaaaagaaaatatgttcCACGTGGTCCAACCCAGATGTATGCACTGAAGTTAGATTCTGCTGATCCGAAAAGAACAATTTCCTTCAACTCTAATGAACAACCGATTGGTGATCCATCTGTGCAACTTGCCAGTGTGCTAGGGGTGCTTGTTCGGAAACTTCCATTAACGTACAAGGATTGGAGACTTGTCCCTTATGAAGCCAAAGAAAACATATGGAAGATAGTCTCGGTTCGCAATTGATAACTCTTTAACTCTTTTCATTCGTCAATAATTATTTAAGTCATAGTCAACAATTATTTAATTCATAGCGTATTCTAATtcaattatttaaatttatttgtaGAACCGATTCATTGTGCCTGAGTATTACAAAGACTATTATTTCAGCAAGATGGGAACTTATCTTAGAGAAGCAAGGTCAAGGAAAGCTGGTTTGGTACTCGACGCTTTGGATCGGCTACAAGGGGAAGAACAAAAGAAACGGCTGGAGAAGTTAATGCCCAGGACCATGACAGTTAGGGAGTGGGAAGAGTTTGTGAAACATGTAGACTCTATTGAATTCAGAGTAAGTAATTTCTATTATATAGAATGCCTATATATTTGTATTAAAAACTTTAAAGTCCGTCAAatgatttttttacttttctattcaggtcagaagaataaaaatgcaagaaaatcgttcaaaacacaccaccccacataccataagtcgagaaggttacgcccgattggaggtgaaattggtatgttctacagtcttgatattcaccatgtgaaagctattgcatcgttaaaaatataattgtttgaagttctctacaaagttttatcttagaaatattctgagataataccatgttgttatgctattcttgatgactcatgtattgatacatttatttggcagcaaaaagagcaaaacacaaccaaagagaTTGATAGAGCTATAATCTGGAAAGTTGGTCATAAACAGCGCAAAGGAAAGAAACCACATCCTGGTGTTGTAGAAGCTTTGGTAAGAAATCTTCTCATGTTACTTTGTTTTATTTGTGTGTGCTTGAAAAAGTCAAAAATATCTGATGTTTTACACGCTTACACaggaaaaacttgaaaaagctcGAGAAAAGTATCATGCTGATTGTGGATCATCCGTGACAGATGATATTCTTGCAAAGGCCTTTGGTGAGGACAAGAAAACTAAAGGGAGACTTAAAGGAATTGGTTTTGGAGCGACACGTAAAAAGGTTGTTGCGCAGTCCCACTAtaagatgatgattaaagagtGTCGAGAATCCTATAAAGCATTGAGTGATCGAGTGGTGCAGCTAGAGGTGAGAATTTAACTTGTATTTTATTAGGTCTCCTTTTCTTGATAAACTCAAACTCGATAATGCCCCTCATACTTCTGTTTGGTCTTAATATAGGGAACAAAATCAAAATGTGTCTGCAATGGAGTCTTACCCTCTCACATGTTAAGTCCCAGCAACAATCATGAGGCTAGCACTAGCAGAAATGTTATCTGTAATGAAAGAGTCTCAACTGATACCACTCCAAGTCATGTCAGGAAACAAGATGAGGTTCA
This genomic stretch from Papaver somniferum cultivar HN1 chromosome 5, ASM357369v1, whole genome shotgun sequence harbors:
- the LOC113278734 gene encoding bromodomain-containing protein DDB_G0278469-like, translating into MKTNKETIKKNLVRELAIKMKNKQSKTDKGSPSAEPSLPTESASLTSKLQPPTQTKSPTPSLSPGSRRSSQRNKKLEPSAAVSSLTKCTTTPKRRLQPESAEMSSPTTKRQATRKKNVQSESAQHSQTTTTKSQSKSSEGDTEKSGVGRKNVKRKLDTSSTGPCLNVQLRDPHDTLADFQDEEEEEEEEEAVEEDNSDHVEPDVEEENDNEPIHCA